Below is a genomic region from Marinobacter salarius.
AGAAAGCGTTTTTCATTCTTGCTGAGCGCCTTCTGACCCTTTGCTCGCTTGTTGGAATTCGGGAAGGGATTAGCAGGCCAGACCGTTTTCCTATCCACTTCCGGCCAGAACCCGAATCGATGACAGGCTACGAGCAGAGCTTTGGTACTAGCAAAATGGGCTTTTTGCGCACCGTATTTGAGGGGCTCGTTTCTCAGGTACTGGAGAAATTGGGTGATGCTGTCGGCGCTAAGATCCGCCATAGTAAGGCGTTCGCTACTGGCTGTGTGAAGCAACGACAGGAAGGGCGCAAAGGAGCGAAAACCAGTTCTCCAGTAACCCGCAATCGTACTTACACTAAGGATTTTCCCCCTAGTTTTGACGCTCTCAGCGACCAGCTTTTCGATGGTGCATTGGCAGGCCGCCGCAATGTCGTCATATCCCTGACCGTAAAATGGCCCGAAATCAGCGGTTCTTATGCTAGTGGTATTCTCGGGAAAAGCGACGACGGTGTTTGCCGGTTTTGAGGGTCGCGCTTGATCGATGGTGGTGGTTGTCGCCTCAGTCGCAGTTTCGCCAGCCTCCTGAACACCACTCTCATGTCCCTCTAACGTGAAATCCTTTTTCATGCGCAGGCCGCCTCCTTCGCCGTTTCCTCAATTTCTTCCTGATAACTGGTGCGCAGGTCGTCTTCGATATGGTCGAGAAAATGCAGGTATTTTTCCGTCGTCGTGATGCTGCTGTGGCCGAGACGATCTCGGACATAGATCAAGGGATTGAAAGTCGTGCTCTTTCGGGACATCAACGATTTCAGGGTGTGCGTCGCGTAGGTATGACGCAGGATGTGGGGATGGCAGGCGAACGACAGCTTCAATCGGTTCAGTTGATTGTTAAGCGAGGTTCGAAAGCTCCAGGGGGTGCCCTTGGCGGTTACAAAGAGGGTTTTTGAGTCTCTCCCGTGTTTTCGGATCGTTTCGTGACGCTCGTGAATGACGTAATCCCAGAGATCCGCCATCAATGATATCGGCACATGGATCGTCCGTGGTTTGTCTCCCTTGGTGCTCATCTCTTGGGGATCAAGCTCAACCACCACATGACTTCGAGCCAAGATCGACTGGGGCGCAGATATGTAGTGAACTGGAATTGTCAGCAGCTCCTCTTTACGCAAACCCGTCAGCAACGCCAACCGAACGATCAGTCGGAGCGTTTTGTTCTTGATGGTTTTCAGCAGCTCATCGACCTGCTCTTTGTTGAGGACTTTGATCTTGGTTGGCGTGGTTTTCAAAAGCACATCAGGCTTTACGGCATACCCCCCGGACGTGTCTGTGTGTGCTAGGAAACCCTTTGTCTGTCTGACTCTCACCGTTTCAAGGTCATACGGCAACGTGCTTACCCAACCTTGTTTGAGGGCAAACTGATAAAACTTGATCACCAGATGAAGTCGTCGGTTTACCGTAGAGACGCTGAGGTTAAATCGATCAAAAGAAACGTCGCGATACAGGGCTAGCAGGGTTTCGTGATTTCGGTGATCAAGCTCTTTCCAATCAAAACCATTGGCTTCAATGAACTCGAAATAATCACACAGATCCCTTCCAAACGTTTCCCAACTACGTCGGCTTTGCACACTTCCACGTTTCAAGCAGTGATGAACGAGAAATTCCATTCCTTCAACAAAAACATCATGATTGGCTTTGAGAAGAATCGGGAAACCTTCATAGGAATGGCCCCTGATTTCAAACTCTGGCGTAGCAAGAAGGAACTCCACCCTCGGATCTCCAATACTGTAATTTTATTCAGTATAAAGGAGTGGTTTAAGACTACAACAGGAGGGTTACATTATCTGTGGTACAAAACATTGGAGAATTCCTATCTACTGGCGACTATCCAACCTCTACTTCTGGTTTTTCGCTCTCCTCGGCGGTTTGCTGCCGTATTGGTCCCTGTATCTGGAAGGCCGGGGCTTTTCCTACCTTGAGATCGCCACGCTGATGGCGACGATTCAATTGACCAAGATTGTGGCGCCCAGTGTGTGGGGATGGCTGGGGGATCGGACCGGGCAACGGGTGCGGTTGGTTCGGTTTGGTGCCATTACGGGGTCGCTGTTCTTTGCCGGCGTGTTCATGGAGCCGGGGTTCTATGGGCTGTTGCTGGTCATGCTGGCGTTTACGTTCTTCTGGAACGCGATTTTGCCGCTATATGAAGTGATCACGTTGCGGTCGCTGGGAACGCAACGTGAAAAATACGGCAAGGTGCGGTTATGGGGGTCGGTAGGGTTTATTGGCGCGGTGGCGCTGGTGGGCGGGATTCTTGAGCTGATTCCGATCACTCTGTTGCCGTGGCTGTTGTTGCCGGTGTTTGCGGGGATTGCAGTGTCGGCGTTTCTGGTGCCGTCGGAGCGGGGAGAGCGTAAGCCGCCGGCGCCCAAGGGTAGTCTGAAGGCGATTGTGACTCACCCGGCGGTTGTGACGTTCTTTCTGATGAACTTTCTGCTGCAGGTGTCCCACGGGGCGTACTACACGTTTTTCAGTATTCACCTGGAGCAGCACGGGTACGGTAAGTTGGCGATTGGGTTGTTGTGGTCGCTAGGGGTGCTTGCGGAGATTGGGTTGTTCCTGGTGATGCATCGGTTGACCCGCAATTTCACCGTGCGGCAGATTGCGATTGCGGCACTGGCGCTAACGATGATTCGCTGGGTGTTGATCGCGGAAGTGACGGATGTGGTGGCGGTGCTGATTTTCGCGCAGTTGCTGCATGCGGCCTCTTACGGCGCTCTGCACGCTATTTCGGTGCAGTACATTCAGGGTTTCTTCGGGCAGCATCATCACGGCCAGGGGCAGGCGCTCTACAGTGGGTTGACCTTTGGTGCCGGTGGCGCACTGGGGGCGTGGTTGTCGGGGTTTCTGGTGGACGGTTTCAGTACCTCGGCCGCGTTCTGGGGCGGGGCGGCGGCTATGGCCATCGCCATTGTCATCACTTGGCGGGGCCTGAGGCCGCCGCCCGAGCATTGATTGGTGTTGCTGTGGTGTTTAGCGGGTTTTATTGAAGATCTGCTGCGATATCCAGCAGTGCCTGAGCCTGAGGGCTCAACGATCGGCCTTTCAGCCCTACACCGCCGAGAATGCGGCTCACGGAGTGGGGCACAGAAAGCACCGTGAGCGAGGCGTCGACCATACTCACCGGCAGCACGCTCCACCCAAGCCCGACGCTGGCCATCATCTTGATGGTTTCCAGGTAGTTGGTGGGCATCTGGATTTTCAGGGGCAGGCTCGCATCGAGAAACAGTCGGCTGATGGATCGGTAGGTGGCGGTGCCAGCTTCGGGGAGTAGGGCGTCATACCGGGACAGATCCCCGAGCCCCGGGTTGTCCAGCGAGGCCAGTGGATGTTCCGGCGACACCACGAATGCCATGGCATCTTCCCAGCGCACGTGCACAT
It encodes:
- a CDS encoding tyrosine-type recombinase/integrase, with translation MEFLLATPEFEIRGHSYEGFPILLKANHDVFVEGMEFLVHHCLKRGSVQSRRSWETFGRDLCDYFEFIEANGFDWKELDHRNHETLLALYRDVSFDRFNLSVSTVNRRLHLVIKFYQFALKQGWVSTLPYDLETVRVRQTKGFLAHTDTSGGYAVKPDVLLKTTPTKIKVLNKEQVDELLKTIKNKTLRLIVRLALLTGLRKEELLTIPVHYISAPQSILARSHVVVELDPQEMSTKGDKPRTIHVPISLMADLWDYVIHERHETIRKHGRDSKTLFVTAKGTPWSFRTSLNNQLNRLKLSFACHPHILRHTYATHTLKSLMSRKSTTFNPLIYVRDRLGHSSITTTEKYLHFLDHIEDDLRTSYQEEIEETAKEAACA
- a CDS encoding MFS transporter; the protein is MYWRLSNLYFWFFALLGGLLPYWSLYLEGRGFSYLEIATLMATIQLTKIVAPSVWGWLGDRTGQRVRLVRFGAITGSLFFAGVFMEPGFYGLLLVMLAFTFFWNAILPLYEVITLRSLGTQREKYGKVRLWGSVGFIGAVALVGGILELIPITLLPWLLLPVFAGIAVSAFLVPSERGERKPPAPKGSLKAIVTHPAVVTFFLMNFLLQVSHGAYYTFFSIHLEQHGYGKLAIGLLWSLGVLAEIGLFLVMHRLTRNFTVRQIAIAALALTMIRWVLIAEVTDVVAVLIFAQLLHAASYGALHAISVQYIQGFFGQHHHGQGQALYSGLTFGAGGALGAWLSGFLVDGFSTSAAFWGGAAAMAIAIVITWRGLRPPPEH